The window CCGCAAACGCGTTTTGGTGACATGGGTATAGATTTGAGTAGTGGAAATATCCGCATGCCCCAGCATTTCCTGTACAGCTCTTAAATCGGCTCCGTTTTCCAGCAAATGAGTGGCAAAAGAGTGCCTTAGCGTATGGGGGGTTAATTCTTTTTCAATATTCGCTTTTTTGGCCAGACCTTTTAAAATTTTCCAAAACCCTTGCCTTGTCAGCCTGTTTCCATGATGATTCAAAAATAAGGCATCTGTCCGATATTTTTTTGATTGCATATTCGGACGGCCGTATTGCAAATATTGATCCAGTACATGAAGAGCCGTTTTTCCGACCGGAATAATTCTTTCTTTATTTCCCTTTCCAATGCAGCGCAAAAATCCCATTGTGAGATGAAGGTCGTCTAAATTCAAATTTACCAGCTCGCTCACGCGTATCCCGGTAGCATAAAGCAGCTCCAGCATGGCCGCGTCTCTCAATCCCGAGGGCTTAGATCTATCCGGAGCCTCTAGAAGCGCCTCTACTTCTGACAATGTCAGCACTTTCGGCAGGGAACGTTCAAGATGAGGGGATTCTATATGAACAGAAGGATCTTGATCCGCCATTTTTTCTCTTAATAAAAATTGATGAAAGGAGCGAAGAGAAGCAACATGCCTTGCCAATGTTTTGGCGGATTTCCCTTCTTTTCTCAAGTGGTTAAGAAATTGAATGATATGAATTCTAGTGATCTGATTCACATCGGTGATTTGCTCCACCGTTTGCAAGTAATGCAAATAGCTTTTCAAATCCCGTTCATAAGAAACGATTGTGTTTTTGGCCAATCCTTTTTCCACAATTAAAAAGTGAAGAAAATCTTGTAAATAGTCATTCACAGCCCATTACTCCCCATCATGATAAAAAAGTAGCAATCGATCTTGCCAATGAACATGATTATCTTCCACGGATTGAAAAACTTTGACCGCGGAACCTTTTGGCTTTTCGTATCGATGATTCGTTTGATACTCTTGACTTATCCATATAATACCATAGTAAAAGAAAATCGTGCATCCTGTAAAAAGTAGAAACACTTTAATTGTCTGCCAAATCGTTCGAAACATTCACATGCCTCCCGGACCATAGCTTGTCTCGCCAAAAAACAAATCGTTTTTATTACAGGCTATGACGATTTTACGGAGGTTTATACATCATTCTTGAAATTTTATGGAGAAAATAAAAAAACCTTCCAAATAATGAAGGTTTTTAGTTGGCATGCTGTTTTTCACGATTTTCTTTTTCCGCTTTTTCTTGGCAACGATGGCAAATGCCGTGAAAAGTAAGCCTATGGTCTTTAATCTTAAATTTCCAGCGTTTTTCAACGATCGCTTCTACTTCTTCCAGTAAATCTTCTTGGATTTCATCCACTGCTCCACATTCAATACAGACAAGGTGATGATGGAAATGGGCTGCCCCTTCTTGCCGAAGATCGTATCGGGAGACGCCATCGCCAAAATTGATTTTGTCTACCACTTTTAATTCCGTTAAAAGTTCCAGCGTTCGGTAAACAGTCGCAAGCCCTATTTCTGGTGATTTTTCTTTCACTAGGAGGTAAACATCTTCAGCGCTTAAATGGTCGGCTTCATTTTCCAATAGCACCCGAACCGTCGCTTCCCGCTGTGGTGTTAGTTTATAACTTGCGGAATGTAATTGTTTTTTGATTCGTTCAATTCGGCTTTCCATTTATGTTTTCCCTCCCTAGCCGATGTCTTTCTTATTATAACAAAAAGGGAGGAATAAGCAAAATAAAATCATTTTCATGAGTCAGTCAAGACTTTGTGGGAATTTTTTTGGTTCGCTGAAAATAGATGTAAGTCATAGGTTAGCGAACCATTTTTTTGAATTTCATCCGTAAGCGCTTTCGGACTCTCATCCCTTGCCATGACAGACGAATATGTATACCTTTTTTTACCATCCCTTGAATTCAGACAGGGCATGATAGATCGGAGTCCCGGACGATTGCTGTAAATATGGCACGTTATTCCGCGTTACCTCTGGAAGAAGACGGCGGATGCGTTGTTTCGCCTTGTTCACGATCGTCTGTTTGGTAGATGCCGTTTCCTCCGCCGGATGCGACGATTCTTCTCCTAAACGATGTCCGAAAAGACGAATCCCATCCATCCGGGCAATCATTGCCTTGAAAAACGCCCTGAGTCCCTTGTCTGTCCAACTGCGGCGGTATTTCACCCGATACGCCAGCTGGCTCATCACGCTTTCAGCCCTCCCCATCGGATACATGCCCGTTGTGTCCACTCCTTGCTCCTTCAGCCATTCCCGGTAATCACGGATGCATCCCGGCATCGATTCGATCCGGTGGATCAAGGCAGCCAGCTGTTGTTCTTTCGCTTCGTCCCCCAGCGTGCCGAGGGCGCTGTTCAGTTCCACAAGCAGCTTCTCTTCATCCTGCTTCGCCAGCTTTTGCCGAATCGCCTGCCACCGTGGATGGCCCGAGAGGCATTGGCGCAACTCACGCGCCACGTGGAATCGATCCAATTGGAAGCAGACCCGTCCTTTGAAATACTCCCGGCACGCGGTAATCCATGGAGCGCCGTCCCCGTTGATGACAAGAAGATCCCGACACGGATCATAGGCATATTCGTTCATCAAAAATTCCTCGAAGCCTTCCCACACCTCCCCCTTGCCTTCATGGACGTAATGGCGCTGATTCACGAATTCGATCCGTGAGCCGTTGCGCTTCCATCCTTCGTGAACGGTCAGGATTTTGTCTTCCTTGGCCCGTTTTCCCTTCCCTTGGAGAGAGACAAACAGTCCATCGGCCTCCACAAACAGCACCCGTCCATATCGCTGGTCAACCGGGCAGTGCAGCGGAACTTCAGCCTCGAGCACCAACTGGCGGATCGTCTCATGGCTCATCACCGGATACCCGACCATCTGGGCAAGCGTATGAGCCGCTTTGCGATAGGAAGAGCACTCCACAGCCAATCCCATCGCCGTTTCTTCTAGACAAGGGCTGATTGACTGCGATCCATCAAACGCTAAAAAGGAATCAAGCAAAAACGTGTAACGGTTTTGTTCTCGGTCTAAATAGTAGTTTCGCTCAAAGGTAACTTCGCCAAACAAGGTTTGAATCGTGGTGCGTCGTTTGTCTTTCAAGTGGTACCGGCGCTTGTCCCGGGTTTCCGCCAATTGTCGGTCGATGTCCTCCAACAGAGCCGTAAACAGCTCGGTGAAGGCGTTTTGCAAGGCTCGAAACAAATCAAGTTCGATCTCTTTCCATGTCAACGAATTTGTGGTAAGATGTTGTTGAATATTCATGGGACTCTCTCCTCCTGTTTGATGGTGTGAACAATGATCATCTTACCAGGGAGAGAGTCCTTTTTTCATGTTTCCTGCTTGGGATCCTACCGCACTTTGCTTGGTGGCCCCGATGAGGGGGATTGCGAACCTACGTTCCCAACCCCCTCATCGGGGAATTCTAAGAATTTCTCCCACAAACATTTTACTCACACCATTTTCATTTGATAGCAAAAGATATTCTTTTTTAATAATCATTATTTTAATACCATTTTCATTAAGCTAGGCGATAAGTAAGCTTCGACACTTGCCGCGATGGTCACGATCCCAACCGCAATGATAAAATAGATCACATATCGCGAAAACATCGGCAAAATAGGAAAATGCCCTGACTGATGGACGAAGATTTTTTTGATCAATTGCAAAGAAAACGCGACAGCGGATGCCGCTATTAAAATAAAAGCGGGTATGATAAACAAATTTTGAGGAAGCACCGCCGCAATACTAACTAAGAATCCCTTCCAGCCCATCTGATTCACTAAGAAACCGACGGAAAAGCCGACGACAATTCCTTTCATAAACAAGAATATAAAAATCAACGGCAAGCCGATAATGGAAATGCCAAGCACCCATATAAGCCCTAAATATTTTAAATTATGCCAAAAACTTTGCTGAAAAAGGTCTTCGCTCGCAGCGATATTTCCTTTGGAAACTTGTCCAAAAAACCGCTGCAAATAATAAAACAAATCTTCTTTTTGGACGTACGAAAGGCTGTTGACAATCACCGCGCCAAATACGATCCCCATCAGAAAAAGCGTCATGATAAACAAATAAATTGAGGAATTGGCTTGTACATGTTGAACGATAGAATGGGACGTGGTCTTTTTCTGCATATGTTTTCCTCCTAAATTTAGTTACTACACTGTATGCTGTCCCATTCTGTTTTATACCCCAAAAGCGTCCTGAGTCATCAGAAGCTAAAAAACGTCCGACGACGTCCATATCTTTAAGAAAAAGTTTAAAAAGAAGCTCACCTAACTTTCGGCCAGCTTCTCGATGGTGTTTGCTTTTTTATTATTTCTTTTGGAAGATTCGCGATAGGTTCAGAGACGATGGCCTTTTTTTAATTTCAAATACTGTATCGCATAAACCGTTTTCGCATCTGCTATTTTGTTTTCTTTTATATATTGTTCTGCTTCCTCCAAAGTCATTTCCATCAATTCCACAAATTCATCTTCATCAGCGGCTTTGGCATTCTCTTTTTTGCTTAATCCTTCTGCCAAATACAGATGAACGATTTCATTTGCAAATCCCGGTGACGTGTAGAATGAAATAATATGGGTTAATTTTTCGCATACATAGCCGGTCTCTTCTTCCAATTCCCGGTGAGCAGTTTGTTCCGGGTCTTCCCCCGGTTCCAGTTTTCCCGCCGGAATTTCCACAAGCGTCCGTTCCAACGGCTTTCGGTATTGTTCCACCATCACAATCTTTCCATCTTGTGTAATAGGAAGGATGGCTACGGCTCCGGGATGCTTGACAATTTCCCGCTTCGATCGTTTTCCATCCGGCAGTTCCACTTCGTCTACTTGAACTTTAATAATCTTTCCTTCAAAAATGGGTTCCGTTGACAATGTTTTTTCTTCCAAACGCGACATTTTCACCACTCCTCTTTTCATGGACCCCTTTGTTCTATTCTGCTTTTCCCATCATAAAGTGTACCATAAAGCGATTACCGATCTGTGGTGTTTTCTTGATATCGGCTAAAAATCGGAAACTTTCCAAAATGACATCACTATGGAAACAAACACATTTCTCTAAATAAACAAAAACGGTGTGGAGGATTTGGCTGCTGCTGTTCCACATTTTGCGGAAATAAGCGGTACCGGGAGGATAGAAAATGAGAGTGTACATAGGAGAAGAAAGACTCATACTGACAGGAAAAGCGCGGGAAATTTGCTCTATGCTAAAACAATACGCCAAACATCATATATGGGTAACAGAATTGCTGAAAAAGCGACTCTAAAAAGAACATTGTCTTCTCTTTTCTCGATTCGATATTATAAAAGAAAAAGGTGGTGTTATATACCATGGAAAAAAGACAGCTGGGCCGTTCCGCTCTTATGGTCAGCAAATTAGGGCTGGGATGCATGTCTTTAGGCACCGATGCAAAACAAGCAAGAACGATTATAGAAGCAGCTCTTGATGAAGGAGTCAATTATTTTGACACGGCCGATTTATATGATTACGGCGAAAACGAAAAAATAGTCGGACAAACGTTAAAAAGTGTGCGAGATCAAGTGATCATCGCAACAAAAGTGGGAAACCGCTGGAATGATAAAAAAGACAGCTGGCATTGGGACCCCAGCAAATCTTATATAAAAGAAGCAGTGAAAGACAGCCTTCGCCGTTTAGGCACCGA of the Bacillus smithii genome contains:
- the xerD gene encoding site-specific tyrosine recombinase XerD encodes the protein MNDYLQDFLHFLIVEKGLAKNTIVSYERDLKSYLHYLQTVEQITDVNQITRIHIIQFLNHLRKEGKSAKTLARHVASLRSFHQFLLREKMADQDPSVHIESPHLERSLPKVLTLSEVEALLEAPDRSKPSGLRDAAMLELLYATGIRVSELVNLNLDDLHLTMGFLRCIGKGNKERIIPVGKTALHVLDQYLQYGRPNMQSKKYRTDALFLNHHGNRLTRQGFWKILKGLAKKANIEKELTPHTLRHSFATHLLENGADLRAVQEMLGHADISTTQIYTHVTKTRLREVYSKFHPRA
- a CDS encoding YqzK family protein, translated to MFRTIWQTIKVFLLFTGCTIFFYYGIIWISQEYQTNHRYEKPKGSAVKVFQSVEDNHVHWQDRLLLFYHDGE
- a CDS encoding Fur family transcriptional regulator, coding for MESRIERIKKQLHSASYKLTPQREATVRVLLENEADHLSAEDVYLLVKEKSPEIGLATVYRTLELLTELKVVDKINFGDGVSRYDLRQEGAAHFHHHLVCIECGAVDEIQEDLLEEVEAIVEKRWKFKIKDHRLTFHGICHRCQEKAEKENREKQHAN
- a CDS encoding ISLre2 family transposase, whose amino-acid sequence is MNIQQHLTTNSLTWKEIELDLFRALQNAFTELFTALLEDIDRQLAETRDKRRYHLKDKRRTTIQTLFGEVTFERNYYLDREQNRYTFLLDSFLAFDGSQSISPCLEETAMGLAVECSSYRKAAHTLAQMVGYPVMSHETIRQLVLEAEVPLHCPVDQRYGRVLFVEADGLFVSLQGKGKRAKEDKILTVHEGWKRNGSRIEFVNQRHYVHEGKGEVWEGFEEFLMNEYAYDPCRDLLVINGDGAPWITACREYFKGRVCFQLDRFHVARELRQCLSGHPRWQAIRQKLAKQDEEKLLVELNSALGTLGDEAKEQQLAALIHRIESMPGCIRDYREWLKEQGVDTTGMYPMGRAESVMSQLAYRVKYRRSWTDKGLRAFFKAMIARMDGIRLFGHRLGEESSHPAEETASTKQTIVNKAKQRIRRLLPEVTRNNVPYLQQSSGTPIYHALSEFKGW
- the spoIIM gene encoding stage II sporulation protein M is translated as MQKKTTSHSIVQHVQANSSIYLFIMTLFLMGIVFGAVIVNSLSYVQKEDLFYYLQRFFGQVSKGNIAASEDLFQQSFWHNLKYLGLIWVLGISIIGLPLIFIFLFMKGIVVGFSVGFLVNQMGWKGFLVSIAAVLPQNLFIIPAFILIAASAVAFSLQLIKKIFVHQSGHFPILPMFSRYVIYFIIAVGIVTIAASVEAYLSPSLMKMVLK
- a CDS encoding NUDIX hydrolase, which codes for MSRLEEKTLSTEPIFEGKIIKVQVDEVELPDGKRSKREIVKHPGAVAILPITQDGKIVMVEQYRKPLERTLVEIPAGKLEPGEDPEQTAHRELEEETGYVCEKLTHIISFYTSPGFANEIVHLYLAEGLSKKENAKAADEDEFVELMEMTLEEAEQYIKENKIADAKTVYAIQYLKLKKGHRL
- the mciZ gene encoding Z-ring formation inhibitor MciZ, with product MRVYIGEERLILTGKAREICSMLKQYAKHHIWVTELLKKRL